ATATTTACAGGTTAATACTAGTATGGAAAGATATTGGACCCATGTACTTGCAGATGGCTGCAGGCTGGCACTGATTTGGAAATATGGCGGCATGTACTTTGACACTGACATTGTCTCAATTCAACCAGTTCCAGTTGTCAATTTTTTGGCAGCCGAGTCCTCTAAGTATTCAAGTAATGGAGCTCTTGGCTTTTCTCCACATCATGAATTCATCTGGAAATGCATGGAAGACTTTGTCCGTAACTATAAGGGAGAGGTGTGGGGACAGCAAGGACCTTTATTATTAACAAGAATTCTAGAACAGATTTGTTTACAGCATAGCTTTATGGCTTTAGAGGATATTATGTGTGGAAACATCACTTTCATGAATCCTGTCAGATTCTATTCTGTATCTGGTAATAATTGGAGGACTTTTTATGAAGTTTGGAAGCCAGTGCCAATATTCAACAACTCATATGGCTCACATTTTTGGAATTACATGAATCATGAGAAAGCAGCAAAGGTTGTGATTCCTGGAAGTAACACTTTAGCAGAATATCTGTACAAACATTATTGTCCAAACAACTATGAAGTTCTTAAGAGCAaagattaaaataaatgtaattgttTGTATGGGGTAAATGATCTAACTCAGCTTTCAGAGAGGCACTCATTAAATCAGTTGCCAGTTGACATGGAACCCACATTTGTTCttacatgattaaaatagagcatgcaatattaaacaactttctaatttacttttattatcaaatagtctttattctcttggtatcttttgttgaaaagcagggacatcaacttagaagcatgcacgtgtctgtCAATGTTACAAGATTGTTATcagttttcaagagcactagatggcagcactgtgtcctgccatgtagttctcagGACAAttacctaggtatttctttaacaaagaatatcatggaacaaagcaaatttgataacagaagtggaaACGTTTtaagaattgtatgctctgtctgaatcgcaaaggaccattttttgtgtttcatgtcctgttAAGTTTTCCACTGTGCTATTTCAGATTAATAGGCGATAGTCACATGACACTGCAGACTCTAATGTAACTGGTTACAAAAATACAGTAGAAGAGATATGAAAGTGCGTGTgaacttattttaaaaatattacctaaagaaaaacattattttataaatagGCATTTTGTGAACTACGCACCTatgtttttcaaatatttaaaaagataatttaaGTTAAATATAAGagttatataacattttaaaactttACTTGGTACATTGACAttcagtgtgtgtggggggggggagtggaaaTGCCCTCTCAGCAGACTTTTGTCAGCACCTACCTGAATCAATGTTTTGATGCCAAAGAAGCATCATATTttaaatgatgcacagtttatgtGTACATTAAAAGGATagtacattcaaaattaaactttcataattcagatacagtatgctattttaaacaactcactagtttatgtctattatcacatttgctttgttctcttagtatcttttggtGAATAGCATGCCTAGGTAgtttcaagagcagcaatgcactacttggagctagcaggTAATAGGTGGTTGCATTTATGGCCCTTGTCACTGGCTCAACAGATGTACTCAGCAAGCTCTAGTAGTTTATTACTGTAGATCCTGggcctactctttaacaaagaataccaagagaattaagcaaataattagggtgaccatatcactgctttaaaaagagacacataggaaaaatacatatgtcagggctgttgtcAGGGTtgcttaaagaaatgttttgtataagaaccctgacatatgtatttttcatatgtgtccctttttaaagcaggaatatggtcaccctacttataatagaagtaaattgcatgctctttctgaatcatgaaagtttcctttaacattactgtccctttaagaaactctcTCTTGCTGTTTTATTTGTTTGCTCTTCActctggacaatatatatatatatatatatatatatatatatatatatatatatatatatacatacacacacatatatttatatatatatatatatatatacacacacacacatatatatatatgcacacacacacacatatatatatatatatatatatatatatatatatatatatacacatatatatatactgtatatattctcagagtGATCCTATAACTTATCAAATCCTTATCCTTAAATGGAACAGCTGCTAGGAACTGTGAAAGTGCATGTGAAGACTATGGAATCTGCCTATTCCACCAACGTATATCCAAGAAACTGAATGTAGAGACATTTCGGGAATTACTCCCTTATTCATGCTAACCATATAATATACTGTGATCccttttaaacattttgttttgcgGCACTCATTTTTACATCTGGCGTCATCTACCATTTAATTTTGGTATTACCCATTTTAAATCACTTTGCCttatttttcaataataaaatacataacaatttcaaacattatttaaaatatttataaaaatggtcTGAGAGCATTACAACTGAACTGACAAGGGCAAATTAATGACTTTATTACATTGTGGTTTATACATTTGGCTCTCAACCTGTTACCAAAATACCGACCAGTCAAACTCCCTATTTAATCCAATTGGGATCATTGTCCCCAATCTATgaatccagtacatttctttttgtttaaggagtTTTTTACGGTTACCTCCTATCCTTTGTGGAACCACATAATCAATTACTTGCCACCTTAACTGGCTGATATTATGTCCCTTTTCTAAGAAGTGGTTTGCTACTGGAGCATACTTGTCCCCACATCTAACATTGGAACGGTGCTGGCTCATTCTATCTGTTTTGGTAACAGGTTGAGAGCCAAATGTATAAACCACAATGTAATAAAGTTAGGGATTTGCCCCTGTCAGTTCAGTTGTAATGCTTTCAGAcaatttttatcaatattttaaatGATGTTggaagtttttatgtattttattgttgaAAAATAAGGATGAAGTTATTATGAGTCCAATTGTCTAGCGCAAGGGTTTTCATCAAAGAGTTCATTTATGTAGCAAAACATCCTGTAAAGCAAAGAGACTTTTATTTATGAAATATATGCTGGCAGCAAACCAAGCACTCAAGAGTGAAAACAAATTAGCctgacacttgtaatctggacataaatgcttaaataaaaatattagtcaTGTCTTGATAATTAATGTAATTCATTTGTAATTTATAACTGTATACAATACATCATCTGTGCTTTCATTTATACTGCTAGCAATAATACTGCACAGGgggtttaaatggatattaaactcaTAGCATGTATCAACAATAAtgcattgtaaaataaatatttaaaaatccttTAACATATATTTTCTGAGTCTAATGTATATGGTGGAATTTATGTTTTTGGTCTATTTTGCTGTGACTAATTAGTGATAGATGCAAATTAACTTGAGCACTAAACTAATCAATCACtttgtagaatgttgcaggctcaGGTAAATTGTATAATACCTAGGTATGTTGGAGGCACTACTTTTTAACATATTCAGCAATCTTTTCatacataaatgtctaattattagTAAGCTCCAAGCAATCAATTATCCTGAGCTGAAAAATCTATTTTTAGtttggggaaaatatttttttaatcttatattATAATCCATCTGTTACACTAAGAATAACTTTTTGTTACTACCAGTTACGTTCAGAAAAATCTTATTgccaattttatatataaaaaacatgcgcctagattacgagttgtgtgttaggaggggtgcgttagttacgtgtattttatttcctttgcacacttttcttaacgtaggtattacgagtctcaaaacaaccccGTAATGCGCCGCGGTAACAAAACTACCGTgtttattttatacgcgtaatcacggcagcattaaacattctcccatagagatcaatgataaatcaaagaagcacgcatttttcagctaacacttgatctcgcgagaaatacacactgctctgtcatattacgtataccacataatgcatagCATACAGAAATACCTTACGaccttgcaacacggaacaaaacaacacgaaaaaagatttgcacacttatacacaaacaaaacatttgcattcaagattacggaacattagtacaaagaaacatttacaacacttcacgaatacgacaccatcacaaatatgtatttacatttacagataattttttgggacaatgttatgcaaaacgatcactatgacatcatcacattatacacattccacaaatactaactcaatatgagcatgcgcaaattcacacaactaatacacattacacacatactaattactaacaaagcacacctgaacatactttacttggcaaaccggtacatcattaaacatttacatagggtatataagcacgccacaagcatggcttctttgactgtgttgctggagaatttttggagattagagagttattggtattgtgagatttagtgagtgagttagttagtggtagtgtgagagagtgagttgttagtggtagtgtgagatttagttgagttagtggtagtgtgagatagtgagttagtggtagtgtgagatagtgagagagcggtagtgagcgagagtttttttgggtgagtgtgcaagtggtttttctgaatacataaaacatttgcatgcaaacacattcaatgcatacatacacttatcaataacactacatacactccataacacatcccctctcatactacactccataccctattccttttcatcccattccctttcatcccattccctttcatcccattccccattccctgtaagcccatacccatcccatagttagattttgtttacatatcctcattttagtctttttatacatttttgtctgttttatACTCCTTACCCACTTTTATTTATAtctctttcacactttgagcacttttttgtttttccatttttgttatttattttgaccccctttcatttgggcacattcatttttttgttggagtatgtcgggaggttgggatagggggcagattagcccgcagctattaATGCTTATTAGGCAGGAGTTTAGAGAGGAGATTGTAGATGAGTTTAGGCAGGAGGTTAGGCAGgatagggggagggggagagggagaggaacaggacaggaagggggacaggaaggggggtaggaagggggacaggaagcggtgggtggacccggccactttgttcaagataaacaagtggctgggcccagtggtgggcAGCATAGAGCTTCagagtccgggaaacagaggctcacatcacaggggaaagccaagctgtctagggaggcgagatatactatggaggagaaggaggccctgatagaggcttatatggagagggctaggaggctgcaggctcagaaagTCACCCCTAATGAGAAGAGGAAGGTATggatggagatcagggatgccgttaatgcagtgggggtccagaacagggatgtcaagtctataaAGCATCACTACCAGGACTGCAAAATgtaactcaaaagaaagctctcaagggagaaccaatatctaataGGGAATGGTGGAGGTCCTGAAATGATTGTggagtattcccgatgggaggaaatgttgcatcccagcatctccgaggtggccatagtcggtatcggaggagtcgataacaggaacctgccactctcatcttcgaGTAagatcatttaataatctctttacatcaaaaataattaatgtatttaaggatatgattaacgctattacgcttttttagacattattatgtaaatgcattcacaattaccttgcgaaagttgcatttcacgaaaagccatcacattagtatctaggctacaggttaggtgtgcatttaatcagactgaaaacaaatgcaaaaacacattcagattgaccatatagatatcagaaacactgtTTTGAAAATGCAGAAATCATATTGATTGTTGTATATGAAAGTTTATTAATGAGGCTgtctttgtaattctattgtaagcaaaagcatttacatctttatttggaactgtgctaatatctcaatttctttatttttacaatatacagaatctgagcccggggaggaggcatCACAGCACCCACAGGCTACTCCTTCatccaggtatgagagtggtggagatgactcgccacctcggggagacatggaagacatccatctatcctcatcctcggaagaagcccccactgcagaagagatccctgcagcagcccctcctgcaccagcagcccgccctgcaccagcagcccctcaggaggagatagcagaggtgcagataagAGATTTTCTGGAAAGATGCGTGCCTCCCTGAGGGAAAATttggaaagcagaatccagctgatgGAAGCAATTAATGCCATtcgacaagaccaaagagagcttatccaagaccaaagagagcttccccaagaccaaagagagatcttacatactctgagagatatattgcaggtcctctggGAGGCGCATAATGCGCCATCTGCTGCtgcgccatctgctgctgggccatctgatcctgggccatctgctgctggaccatctgctccgtTACCCTTGTGTATCTGCCAAAGGGACTCATCCCAAAACGGTGGTGCACTGTAAGAGAATATTCGCTGACATTAAGAGAATCTTAAAGGCCAACCTGGCCAGGGAGAAGCAAATTGCATGTTCGACCAGTGGTGTCACACCATATGTGGCTGAACTATCTGATGATGCTCGGTCTGGATttggtggggcatgatactgacgagttggcaggtaacatTCTATAACATGTGTTTTTGATGTcgcacatttttaatttattttggtttaaaaTTCTTAAGTTTATTGAGATTATGATGTgcaataatattgataataatcttttatttaatgtattttgtttaagcatctaccagtgctgcagctGCTACAGCTACAGCTGATGATGATGCTGCCACGGCTGGAGATGAGACcctcctattgcccgtcagtattCACACTGAGTCCAGCCagagcttctcctcggccgccacacaCCCAGACATTATGTGccgcacccctgatggagcaagcattggccattctacaggtatattttttattactttgctTTTAATTGAATTGTTCTTACTTGTATGATTgttcacatttctaaatatgtatattctaattttattatacagctgaggtccgaagggctttgAGACCCCCTCTAAGATCTGCggtctcctcctcaggtaacaaaaacaagatcaaacatgaatgttatgtgtgctcagATTATCAGGATTGTCAATAGCTCAATgtgaaagttaaatttgtattaatgaagaatatcactttcataaacatTAATGTGATATAACATAGATTTTTTAGATAATCACTCATTTCATAGTATTTCAAAGAATAGTACAGTCAAATTATGTTAGTTCTCATTTACAtcgaaaatgtattttatatacacatacggaaatttaactattgttaaatttaaatatttttattatctttagctAGCCATaaatttagagggacatgaaacacaaaccctTATTCAGTGGATTAGGATAGACAATACTAGATTAATCatattcacagaggtagaaaagtggatctcaaaaaacaaactctttctaaacactgacaaaactgtcacaatgatctttggaacgggacctaaattacacaaattaaaaaattcccatctacgcattaaaacaaaatccaattgcatgctgaccgcagtctactctttcaaatacttggctatgttgttagaccccaatctatcttttggcctccacatagaaaaacttgcatctaaactgtaTCCAAAACTAGgtaccctgtacagaaacaaatcctgcctcagccctacagtaaaggaaaagattgtacagcaaatgctgatgcctatcatggattacggggacgtagtttatgcacctgcaccgcaagctcaccttaataaacttaatacattgtataactcgttctgccgctttgtgctacaatgtaactacaggacccaccattgtgacatgctaaaagaactaaactggctgtcgctggaatccagacgctccctcaatctttcctgccttgtgtttaagagcctttctgggaagctcccaccctacctgagcagaatgctctccccggctattcccacctcctataaactccgatccaataccagcacattatttagtttgcctcaatacaaaaagaaagcagctcgatcctccttttcctacagagcgccacaattatggaatgacctcccgcacactttcaaaccttccccaagcctaatatcctttaagagatccctctctacatatcttaaaacagaatgcacctgtcatagttgattaaatatttcctacccattttatgttaaattttttgcatatattgtgtattattattgtttttgtattttattgtaccctattgtatcaatgcaatgtcttgtggacccaggacatacttgaaaacaatagaaatctcaatgtatccttcctggtaaaatattttataaataaataaacaaaatattgaaaatataagtatatTAATTAATTTGCATCATTCAATTTTTATACTTTTGATAAAAAGGTTAACTTTGAAAGCTCAGTAGTATCAAAGAACCAAGCTTAAAGATGATGATTGTtaaatgcatacatgtatagatagatagatagatagatagatagatagatagatagatagatagatagatagatatacttatatactgattgtgattggctcaccaatgtgttcagtgaacaaacagtagtgcattgttgctccttcaaaaaagataCAGAGttaatgaatacaattaaatagaactatatttaatttgaaatttaattttgtattccatagcttaaagggatagtatagttaacattaaaatttaatggttcagatagagcatacaatttaaataaagcttcaaatttactcatatcatcaatttttatttattttcttgttatctttatttgcaaaccaggaatgtaaacttaaaagacagcccatttttggttcagcacctgggtaccgctaaTTGATTGGTCTCTAAATGTAAACACCCAATCAACAAATGGTATATATTTCCTAAACTAAAAAATTGGGCCTGCTTTTAATATTACTTTCTAtctatttttaaagaaagataacaagagaactaataaaaattgataatagcattaactaataatgttgcttaaaatgtcatgctctatctgaatcatgaaagtttttttttaatttaatgatgaAAGCACATATTTGAATTGACAGTCCTCTTCAACTTCAAATAAATCAAAGGCTTGGATCAACACCTCTGTATTGCCTGAcaattctttgaggcctatttaacaaatgtctgtcggacatgatccaacagtgtggatcaggtctgacagacatggctgcatgcggagagcaatacgttctctgtattcagcattgcactagcattgcactagagctgctggtgcaacgccgccccctgcagactcgcagccaatgggctgccagcagggagttgtcaatcaacacaatcgttttcgatcgggttgaattgcgtcgATTACTGTctgcatgctcagagcaggcggacagggatatGTAACAGCGGTCTTTAGCCAGCTGCTTCATAACCATTGTTTCtgaagagtctgaagactcgccagaaatacggcccttcaagctccatacagagcttgataaattggcctctctcTCATGTATTAATATATAAATGGAGATGGAGATAACCAGTTTCTTGAGAGCATGCAGGCTTTCAAGAAACTGCAGTTATAAGCAGCCatataaagaacgctgctccatacccTTGCCGCTATTCACCCTAATCGagtatgatcttgtttattgaCCCCCCTCTGCTGACGGACCATAGTCCGCGATTCTGAAGGGGGCattctctgcattcagtgaggtatggtggacatgatccgcactgttggatcatgtccaacagacgtaagataaataggcctctaagatattctcagtgcaacacCATTGTCACTTCTCAAGCTTCTCAGActattagtggtgcttgtaatcatgtcagtgatTAAGAAACAGTCTAAACTGATTTAGAAAAGTGATGTGTTGAAAATGCTGTTGCACGGTGAATACAATGTTGAATATGATATAGGTTTTATAATAAGccccttttaaattaaaaatatatatcaacatttgtatttattttatccatttaagataa
This genomic stretch from Bombina bombina isolate aBomBom1 chromosome 4, aBomBom1.pri, whole genome shotgun sequence harbors:
- the LOC128657154 gene encoding alpha-1,4-N-acetylglucosaminyltransferase-like, coding for MVTKTNTICIFGLLLLMISISYIYKVTLKERNTSFVDIFSKGSTNLNMLGSSNPLNQGNGIIFLETMDVLTPTHLVTCAVESAARVYPDRPVILFMKGLANVTSEDDLKKVQARFPALSSFNNVYIFPLKIEEIFKDTPLFSWYLKVNTSMERYWTHVLADGCRLALIWKYGGMYFDTDIVSIQPVPVVNFLAAESSKYSSNGALGFSPHHEFIWKCMEDFVRNYKGEVWGQQGPLLLTRILEQICLQHSFMALEDIMCGNITFMNPVRFYSVSGNNWRTFYEVWKPVPIFNNSYGSHFWNYMNHEKAAKVVIPGSNTLAEYLYKHYCPNNYEVLKSKD